Proteins encoded within one genomic window of Humulus lupulus chromosome 1, drHumLupu1.1, whole genome shotgun sequence:
- the LOC133778441 gene encoding protein MOR1-like, translating to MHVWFDSEFGAKVVPPKRILKMLPELFDHQDQNVRASSKGITLELCRWIGKDPVKSILFEKMRDTMKKELEAELVNVTGAARPCRKIRSEQDKEPEKEVVSEVVGASPSEESTYDGV from the exons ATGCATGTTTGGTTTGATAGTGAGTTTGGAGCAAAAGTTGTGCCTCCAAAGAGGATATTAAAGATGTTGCCTGAGCTATTTGACCATCAAGATCAAAATGTTCGTGCATCTTCTAAAGGAATTACTCTTGAGCTTTGTCGATGGATTGGAAAGGACCCTGTAAAATCAATATTATTTGAGAAAATGAGGGATACAATG aaaaaagaatTGGAAGCCGAGCTGGTGAATGTAACAGGGGCAGCTAGGCCATGTCGCAAAATAAG GTCTGAGCAAGACAAGGAGCCAGAAAAGGAGGTTGTATCTGAAGTTGTGGGTGCTAGCCCATCTGAGGAATCTACATATGATGGTGTGTAA